A window of Euwallacea similis isolate ESF13 chromosome 10, ESF131.1, whole genome shotgun sequence contains these coding sequences:
- the Larp4B gene encoding uncharacterized protein Larp4B isoform X1 — protein MPFRKGPPNRTPCRPPSDPLTACLDADGTYICTAFNPRCYIIQKVNPPGAGPLALPSTSNTFFNDISDNLEHPWEAADGADYMCPHAVEGYVYMNGDIGKLNSGAAYSNAVPDTSGPPMGVPGSSLPHHHHPHDYNLTPTAGPSAASIPVVNGISEAPDGSMLGQSEAGGPLGAHQQPHLTLPLPQLKQMLSQQLEYYFSRENLANDTYLLSQMDNDQYVPIWTVANFNQVKKLTKDIKLITEVLRESPNVQVDEEGVKVRPNHKRCIVILREIPDSTPLEEVKNLFSGDNCPKVISCEFAHNSSWYVTFESDEDAQKAYRFLREEVREFQGRPIMARIKAKPMCRPGPAIVSAPPKNGYRLTPPPQAVFDPATFSPGQQGFVYANGAPGQPPVPPPGGAPPYNQLIYNPYQQQYQNAAYMPAWPPSATGFFDISSVFQMNGLAPQQFKPNYRSVQGRSRNKRPNPGGQAPPGSSGGSSSSDQQGPSHSSHSSRVSMPPPHQAGSPGVGHQFQNNSHHHHHSHHHQGGYSSVAPNKTSSKMAGSEGAARAPLEPPEYAGPHPGGHYINAGMSPMDPMFVPVPPVMHHDNGAVEMYRFAAPAPFVLKEAVPPRHRRKKRDDENNVVTAANGPTNGSTVAAANGQGTAQPQAAITGPPQGGSGKSQFDLVEEAFPPLPGFETSNGAPPAKYTQHTSNGHAAASSGPTYSNPTSHHFPPAGNQSKTSEGSTQTVEVTPPAVAWGENRLADVVKGVAKTKSKSEGGAKEEEIASPRSGTPPKSAGEEAGSVVELSSVAMTPPNSPHAKTASGTAPSSSLPAKCTMSDKSTKTDDVFLNGCEREVVPTTTNAATMTTVATTETITQKSTGTATTTSAGYGRQESKGGGGGPQPVPVSSPPPVELLGHPPRMSYAQAAQHHKEGQSKGAKHVPIVTQAPVVQATSEAPAQKAGPSAPGHVSRASQASVSQQAERDNSVRDSKDIGYKGDSSRAGPRSGAPNGRQGAHERPGRRKPEVRQSQLRDFVAAAAAPRSPK, from the exons ATGCCTTTTCGCAAAGGCCCCCCGAACAGGACTCCTTGCAGGCCCCCCAGTGACCCCCTCACCGCATGTCTGGATGCGGACGGCACCTATATCTGCACCGCCTTCAACCCTCGATGCTACATCATTCAGAAG GTGAATCCTCCGGGAGCGGGGCCTCTGGCCCTCCCTTCGACGTCCAACACGTTTTTTAACGATATTTCCGATAATTTGGAGCATCCCTGGGAGGCAGCGGATGGCGCGGATTACATGTGCCCCCATGCCGTAGAGG gCTACGTGTACATGAATGGGGACATTGGCAAACTCAATTCGGGGGCGGCGTACTCAAACGCCGTCCCTGACACATCGGGACCTCCCATGGGGGTCCCTGGGTCATCTCTGCCCCATCATCATCATCCTCACGACTATAACTTAACCCCTACTGCCGGGCCGTCTGCG GCGTCCATTCCCGTGGTTAACGGGATCAGTGAAGCCCCAGACGGCTCAATGTTAGGTCAATCAGAAGCTGGAGGCCCCCTAGGTGCCCACCAGCAGCCACACCTCACTTTACCCTTGCCACAATTAAAACAGATGCTGTCCCAGCAATTGGAGTATTATTTTTCTCG GGAGAATTTAGCAAATGATACATATTTGCTGTCCCAAATGGACAACGACCAATACGTGCCCATATGGACAGTGGCGAATTTCAATCAGGTCAAAAAGCTGACTAAGGACATCAAGCTGATCACCGAAGTGCTACGAGAGTCTCCCAACGTGCAGGTTGATGAGGAGGGCGTGAAGGTGCGACCCAATCACAAAAGGTGCATCGTCATCTTGCGCGAAATCCCCGACAGCACTCCACTGGAGGAAgtgaaaaacttgttttctgGGGACAACTGTCCCAAAGTGATTTCTTGCGAATTTGCTCACAATAGTTCCTGGTACGTTACTTTCGAGTCCGACGAGGACGCTCAGAAGGCCTATAGATTTCTCAGAGAGGAAGTTAGGGAGTTTCAG GGTCGGCCTATAATGGCGCGCATCAAAGCCAAGCCGATGTGCAGACCCGGACCAGCCATAGTGTCGGCCCCCCCTAAAAACGGGTACCGGCTGACGCCGCCGCCCCAGGCCGTTTTTGACCCCGCCACATTTTCCCCTGGGCAGCAGGGCTTTGTATATGCTAACGGAGCCCCCGGACAGCCGCCAGTGCCCCCTCCAGGAGGCGCGCCACCTTACAATCAGCTTATTTAC AATCCCTACCAGCAACAGTACCAGAACGCCGCCTACATGCCAGCCTGGCCACCATCGGCCACAGGCTTTTTCGACATTAGTAGCGTGTTCCAAATGAACGGACTTGCACCGCAGCAGTTCAAGCCGAACTACCGGAGTGTGCAGGGGCGGTCCCGGAATAAGCGGCCAAACCCCGGAGGCCAGGCACCGCCGGGCAGCAGTGGCGGCAGCAGTAGCAGCGATCAACAGGGCCCCTCACATAGCAGCCATTCCTCGCGGGTGTCCATGCCGCCGCCCCACCAAGCTGGATCACCAGGCGTAGGCCACCAGTTTCAGAACAATTCGCACCACCACCACCACTCGCACCACCATCAGGGGGGCTACTCCAGCGTCGCTCCCAACAAGACGTCTTCCAAGATGGCGGGCAGTGAGGGAGCGGCCAGGGCACCTCTTGAGCCCCCCGAGTACGCGGGACCCCACCCGGGCGGGCATTACATCAATGCCGGGATGTCACCCATGG atCCAATGTTCGTCCCAGTGCCGCCGGTGATGCATCACGACAATGGAGCCGTCGAAATGTACAGGTTCGCAGCTCCTGCCCCGTTCGTGCTCAAGGAGGCGGTACCACCAAGACATCGCAGGAAAAAGCGTGACGATGAAAACAACGTCGTAACTGCCGCTAACGGCCCCACAAATGGAAGCACAGTGGCGGCCGCTAACGGTCAGGGAACGGCCCAACCCCAAGCGGCAATCACTGGGCCACCGCAAGGCGGTAGCGGCAAGTCGCAGTTTGATTTGGTCGAAGAGGCTTTTCCTCCTTTGCCTG GGTTCGAAACAAGCAACGGTGCCCCACCCGCCAAATATACTCAGCACACGAGCAATGGCCACGCGGCTGCCTCTTCCGGCCCCACTTACAGCAATCCCACCTCGCACCACTTCCCCCCTGCTGGGAACCAATCGAAAACGTCTGAAGGATCCACTCAAACAGTGGAAGTTACGCCTCCAGCCGTAGCCTGGGGCGAGAACCGATTGGCCGACGTTGTCAAGGGCGTTGCCAAGACGAAAAGCAAGTCGGAGGGCGGAGCGAAAGAGGAGGAAATCGCATCTCCCAGGAGTGGAACGCCGCCTAAATCTGCGGGAGAGGAAGCCGGCTCGGTCGTGGAGCTTAGCAGTGTGGCGATGACGCCCCCGAATTCGCCGCACGCTAAAACCGCGTCCGGAACGGCGCCCTCTTCAAGTTTGCCGGCAAAGTGTACCATGTCGGACAAATCGACAAAGACAGATGATGTGTTTTTGAACGGGTGCGAGAGAGAGGTGGTGCCGACGACCACCAACGCGGCCACCATGACGACGGTGGCGACAACGGAGACCATCACTCAAAAGTCGACGGGCACCGCGACGACCACCAGCGCCGGATACGGCAGGCAGGAGTCAAAGGGAGGGGGGGGAGGGCCCCAGCCTGTGCCTGTCTCGTCGCCGCCTCCCGTT GAGCTGCTGGGCCACCCCCCACGCATGAGTTACGCCCAGGCTGCACAGCACCACAAGGAGGGCCAATCGAAGGGAGCTAAACACGTGCCCATTGTCACTCAAGCTCCAGTTGTTCAGGCGACGTCAGAAGCCCCCGCCCAGAAGGCGGGCCCCTCTGCACCCGGCCACGTCTCCAGGGCGTCCCAGGCCTCCGTTTCGCAGCAGGCCGAACGTGATAATAGTGTTAGGGATAGCAaag ATATAGGCTACAAAGGTGACAGTTCGAGGGCGGGACCGAGATCCGGAGCGCCCAACGGTCGCCAGGGAGCGCATGAGCGTCCCGGTCGTCGAAAACCGGAAGTGCGACAGTCACAACTACGCGATTTTGTCGCCGCCGCGGCCGCCCCTCGGTCGCCGAAATAG
- the Larp4B gene encoding uncharacterized protein Larp4B isoform X2 yields MPIIRVDEKVVRVRRSIFMSVNPPGAGPLALPSTSNTFFNDISDNLEHPWEAADGADYMCPHAVEGYVYMNGDIGKLNSGAAYSNAVPDTSGPPMGVPGSSLPHHHHPHDYNLTPTAGPSAASIPVVNGISEAPDGSMLGQSEAGGPLGAHQQPHLTLPLPQLKQMLSQQLEYYFSRENLANDTYLLSQMDNDQYVPIWTVANFNQVKKLTKDIKLITEVLRESPNVQVDEEGVKVRPNHKRCIVILREIPDSTPLEEVKNLFSGDNCPKVISCEFAHNSSWYVTFESDEDAQKAYRFLREEVREFQGRPIMARIKAKPMCRPGPAIVSAPPKNGYRLTPPPQAVFDPATFSPGQQGFVYANGAPGQPPVPPPGGAPPYNQLIYNPYQQQYQNAAYMPAWPPSATGFFDISSVFQMNGLAPQQFKPNYRSVQGRSRNKRPNPGGQAPPGSSGGSSSSDQQGPSHSSHSSRVSMPPPHQAGSPGVGHQFQNNSHHHHHSHHHQGGYSSVAPNKTSSKMAGSEGAARAPLEPPEYAGPHPGGHYINAGMSPMDPMFVPVPPVMHHDNGAVEMYRFAAPAPFVLKEAVPPRHRRKKRDDENNVVTAANGPTNGSTVAAANGQGTAQPQAAITGPPQGGSGKSQFDLVEEAFPPLPGFETSNGAPPAKYTQHTSNGHAAASSGPTYSNPTSHHFPPAGNQSKTSEGSTQTVEVTPPAVAWGENRLADVVKGVAKTKSKSEGGAKEEEIASPRSGTPPKSAGEEAGSVVELSSVAMTPPNSPHAKTASGTAPSSSLPAKCTMSDKSTKTDDVFLNGCEREVVPTTTNAATMTTVATTETITQKSTGTATTTSAGYGRQESKGGGGGPQPVPVSSPPPVELLGHPPRMSYAQAAQHHKEGQSKGAKHVPIVTQAPVVQATSEAPAQKAGPSAPGHVSRASQASVSQQAERDNSVRDSKDIGYKGDSSRAGPRSGAPNGRQGAHERPGRRKPEVRQSQLRDFVAAAAAPRSPK; encoded by the exons ATGCCAATAATCAGAGTCGATGAAAAGGTCGTTCGCGTTCGTAGGTCCATATTTATGTCG GTGAATCCTCCGGGAGCGGGGCCTCTGGCCCTCCCTTCGACGTCCAACACGTTTTTTAACGATATTTCCGATAATTTGGAGCATCCCTGGGAGGCAGCGGATGGCGCGGATTACATGTGCCCCCATGCCGTAGAGG gCTACGTGTACATGAATGGGGACATTGGCAAACTCAATTCGGGGGCGGCGTACTCAAACGCCGTCCCTGACACATCGGGACCTCCCATGGGGGTCCCTGGGTCATCTCTGCCCCATCATCATCATCCTCACGACTATAACTTAACCCCTACTGCCGGGCCGTCTGCG GCGTCCATTCCCGTGGTTAACGGGATCAGTGAAGCCCCAGACGGCTCAATGTTAGGTCAATCAGAAGCTGGAGGCCCCCTAGGTGCCCACCAGCAGCCACACCTCACTTTACCCTTGCCACAATTAAAACAGATGCTGTCCCAGCAATTGGAGTATTATTTTTCTCG GGAGAATTTAGCAAATGATACATATTTGCTGTCCCAAATGGACAACGACCAATACGTGCCCATATGGACAGTGGCGAATTTCAATCAGGTCAAAAAGCTGACTAAGGACATCAAGCTGATCACCGAAGTGCTACGAGAGTCTCCCAACGTGCAGGTTGATGAGGAGGGCGTGAAGGTGCGACCCAATCACAAAAGGTGCATCGTCATCTTGCGCGAAATCCCCGACAGCACTCCACTGGAGGAAgtgaaaaacttgttttctgGGGACAACTGTCCCAAAGTGATTTCTTGCGAATTTGCTCACAATAGTTCCTGGTACGTTACTTTCGAGTCCGACGAGGACGCTCAGAAGGCCTATAGATTTCTCAGAGAGGAAGTTAGGGAGTTTCAG GGTCGGCCTATAATGGCGCGCATCAAAGCCAAGCCGATGTGCAGACCCGGACCAGCCATAGTGTCGGCCCCCCCTAAAAACGGGTACCGGCTGACGCCGCCGCCCCAGGCCGTTTTTGACCCCGCCACATTTTCCCCTGGGCAGCAGGGCTTTGTATATGCTAACGGAGCCCCCGGACAGCCGCCAGTGCCCCCTCCAGGAGGCGCGCCACCTTACAATCAGCTTATTTAC AATCCCTACCAGCAACAGTACCAGAACGCCGCCTACATGCCAGCCTGGCCACCATCGGCCACAGGCTTTTTCGACATTAGTAGCGTGTTCCAAATGAACGGACTTGCACCGCAGCAGTTCAAGCCGAACTACCGGAGTGTGCAGGGGCGGTCCCGGAATAAGCGGCCAAACCCCGGAGGCCAGGCACCGCCGGGCAGCAGTGGCGGCAGCAGTAGCAGCGATCAACAGGGCCCCTCACATAGCAGCCATTCCTCGCGGGTGTCCATGCCGCCGCCCCACCAAGCTGGATCACCAGGCGTAGGCCACCAGTTTCAGAACAATTCGCACCACCACCACCACTCGCACCACCATCAGGGGGGCTACTCCAGCGTCGCTCCCAACAAGACGTCTTCCAAGATGGCGGGCAGTGAGGGAGCGGCCAGGGCACCTCTTGAGCCCCCCGAGTACGCGGGACCCCACCCGGGCGGGCATTACATCAATGCCGGGATGTCACCCATGG atCCAATGTTCGTCCCAGTGCCGCCGGTGATGCATCACGACAATGGAGCCGTCGAAATGTACAGGTTCGCAGCTCCTGCCCCGTTCGTGCTCAAGGAGGCGGTACCACCAAGACATCGCAGGAAAAAGCGTGACGATGAAAACAACGTCGTAACTGCCGCTAACGGCCCCACAAATGGAAGCACAGTGGCGGCCGCTAACGGTCAGGGAACGGCCCAACCCCAAGCGGCAATCACTGGGCCACCGCAAGGCGGTAGCGGCAAGTCGCAGTTTGATTTGGTCGAAGAGGCTTTTCCTCCTTTGCCTG GGTTCGAAACAAGCAACGGTGCCCCACCCGCCAAATATACTCAGCACACGAGCAATGGCCACGCGGCTGCCTCTTCCGGCCCCACTTACAGCAATCCCACCTCGCACCACTTCCCCCCTGCTGGGAACCAATCGAAAACGTCTGAAGGATCCACTCAAACAGTGGAAGTTACGCCTCCAGCCGTAGCCTGGGGCGAGAACCGATTGGCCGACGTTGTCAAGGGCGTTGCCAAGACGAAAAGCAAGTCGGAGGGCGGAGCGAAAGAGGAGGAAATCGCATCTCCCAGGAGTGGAACGCCGCCTAAATCTGCGGGAGAGGAAGCCGGCTCGGTCGTGGAGCTTAGCAGTGTGGCGATGACGCCCCCGAATTCGCCGCACGCTAAAACCGCGTCCGGAACGGCGCCCTCTTCAAGTTTGCCGGCAAAGTGTACCATGTCGGACAAATCGACAAAGACAGATGATGTGTTTTTGAACGGGTGCGAGAGAGAGGTGGTGCCGACGACCACCAACGCGGCCACCATGACGACGGTGGCGACAACGGAGACCATCACTCAAAAGTCGACGGGCACCGCGACGACCACCAGCGCCGGATACGGCAGGCAGGAGTCAAAGGGAGGGGGGGGAGGGCCCCAGCCTGTGCCTGTCTCGTCGCCGCCTCCCGTT GAGCTGCTGGGCCACCCCCCACGCATGAGTTACGCCCAGGCTGCACAGCACCACAAGGAGGGCCAATCGAAGGGAGCTAAACACGTGCCCATTGTCACTCAAGCTCCAGTTGTTCAGGCGACGTCAGAAGCCCCCGCCCAGAAGGCGGGCCCCTCTGCACCCGGCCACGTCTCCAGGGCGTCCCAGGCCTCCGTTTCGCAGCAGGCCGAACGTGATAATAGTGTTAGGGATAGCAaag ATATAGGCTACAAAGGTGACAGTTCGAGGGCGGGACCGAGATCCGGAGCGCCCAACGGTCGCCAGGGAGCGCATGAGCGTCCCGGTCGTCGAAAACCGGAAGTGCGACAGTCACAACTACGCGATTTTGTCGCCGCCGCGGCCGCCCCTCGGTCGCCGAAATAG
- the Larp4B gene encoding uncharacterized protein Larp4B isoform X3, whose product MCPHAVEGYVYMNGDIGKLNSGAAYSNAVPDTSGPPMGVPGSSLPHHHHPHDYNLTPTAGPSAASIPVVNGISEAPDGSMLGQSEAGGPLGAHQQPHLTLPLPQLKQMLSQQLEYYFSRENLANDTYLLSQMDNDQYVPIWTVANFNQVKKLTKDIKLITEVLRESPNVQVDEEGVKVRPNHKRCIVILREIPDSTPLEEVKNLFSGDNCPKVISCEFAHNSSWYVTFESDEDAQKAYRFLREEVREFQGRPIMARIKAKPMCRPGPAIVSAPPKNGYRLTPPPQAVFDPATFSPGQQGFVYANGAPGQPPVPPPGGAPPYNQLIYNPYQQQYQNAAYMPAWPPSATGFFDISSVFQMNGLAPQQFKPNYRSVQGRSRNKRPNPGGQAPPGSSGGSSSSDQQGPSHSSHSSRVSMPPPHQAGSPGVGHQFQNNSHHHHHSHHHQGGYSSVAPNKTSSKMAGSEGAARAPLEPPEYAGPHPGGHYINAGMSPMDPMFVPVPPVMHHDNGAVEMYRFAAPAPFVLKEAVPPRHRRKKRDDENNVVTAANGPTNGSTVAAANGQGTAQPQAAITGPPQGGSGKSQFDLVEEAFPPLPGFETSNGAPPAKYTQHTSNGHAAASSGPTYSNPTSHHFPPAGNQSKTSEGSTQTVEVTPPAVAWGENRLADVVKGVAKTKSKSEGGAKEEEIASPRSGTPPKSAGEEAGSVVELSSVAMTPPNSPHAKTASGTAPSSSLPAKCTMSDKSTKTDDVFLNGCEREVVPTTTNAATMTTVATTETITQKSTGTATTTSAGYGRQESKGGGGGPQPVPVSSPPPVELLGHPPRMSYAQAAQHHKEGQSKGAKHVPIVTQAPVVQATSEAPAQKAGPSAPGHVSRASQASVSQQAERDNSVRDSKDIGYKGDSSRAGPRSGAPNGRQGAHERPGRRKPEVRQSQLRDFVAAAAAPRSPK is encoded by the exons ATGTGCCCCCATGCCGTAGAGG gCTACGTGTACATGAATGGGGACATTGGCAAACTCAATTCGGGGGCGGCGTACTCAAACGCCGTCCCTGACACATCGGGACCTCCCATGGGGGTCCCTGGGTCATCTCTGCCCCATCATCATCATCCTCACGACTATAACTTAACCCCTACTGCCGGGCCGTCTGCG GCGTCCATTCCCGTGGTTAACGGGATCAGTGAAGCCCCAGACGGCTCAATGTTAGGTCAATCAGAAGCTGGAGGCCCCCTAGGTGCCCACCAGCAGCCACACCTCACTTTACCCTTGCCACAATTAAAACAGATGCTGTCCCAGCAATTGGAGTATTATTTTTCTCG GGAGAATTTAGCAAATGATACATATTTGCTGTCCCAAATGGACAACGACCAATACGTGCCCATATGGACAGTGGCGAATTTCAATCAGGTCAAAAAGCTGACTAAGGACATCAAGCTGATCACCGAAGTGCTACGAGAGTCTCCCAACGTGCAGGTTGATGAGGAGGGCGTGAAGGTGCGACCCAATCACAAAAGGTGCATCGTCATCTTGCGCGAAATCCCCGACAGCACTCCACTGGAGGAAgtgaaaaacttgttttctgGGGACAACTGTCCCAAAGTGATTTCTTGCGAATTTGCTCACAATAGTTCCTGGTACGTTACTTTCGAGTCCGACGAGGACGCTCAGAAGGCCTATAGATTTCTCAGAGAGGAAGTTAGGGAGTTTCAG GGTCGGCCTATAATGGCGCGCATCAAAGCCAAGCCGATGTGCAGACCCGGACCAGCCATAGTGTCGGCCCCCCCTAAAAACGGGTACCGGCTGACGCCGCCGCCCCAGGCCGTTTTTGACCCCGCCACATTTTCCCCTGGGCAGCAGGGCTTTGTATATGCTAACGGAGCCCCCGGACAGCCGCCAGTGCCCCCTCCAGGAGGCGCGCCACCTTACAATCAGCTTATTTAC AATCCCTACCAGCAACAGTACCAGAACGCCGCCTACATGCCAGCCTGGCCACCATCGGCCACAGGCTTTTTCGACATTAGTAGCGTGTTCCAAATGAACGGACTTGCACCGCAGCAGTTCAAGCCGAACTACCGGAGTGTGCAGGGGCGGTCCCGGAATAAGCGGCCAAACCCCGGAGGCCAGGCACCGCCGGGCAGCAGTGGCGGCAGCAGTAGCAGCGATCAACAGGGCCCCTCACATAGCAGCCATTCCTCGCGGGTGTCCATGCCGCCGCCCCACCAAGCTGGATCACCAGGCGTAGGCCACCAGTTTCAGAACAATTCGCACCACCACCACCACTCGCACCACCATCAGGGGGGCTACTCCAGCGTCGCTCCCAACAAGACGTCTTCCAAGATGGCGGGCAGTGAGGGAGCGGCCAGGGCACCTCTTGAGCCCCCCGAGTACGCGGGACCCCACCCGGGCGGGCATTACATCAATGCCGGGATGTCACCCATGG atCCAATGTTCGTCCCAGTGCCGCCGGTGATGCATCACGACAATGGAGCCGTCGAAATGTACAGGTTCGCAGCTCCTGCCCCGTTCGTGCTCAAGGAGGCGGTACCACCAAGACATCGCAGGAAAAAGCGTGACGATGAAAACAACGTCGTAACTGCCGCTAACGGCCCCACAAATGGAAGCACAGTGGCGGCCGCTAACGGTCAGGGAACGGCCCAACCCCAAGCGGCAATCACTGGGCCACCGCAAGGCGGTAGCGGCAAGTCGCAGTTTGATTTGGTCGAAGAGGCTTTTCCTCCTTTGCCTG GGTTCGAAACAAGCAACGGTGCCCCACCCGCCAAATATACTCAGCACACGAGCAATGGCCACGCGGCTGCCTCTTCCGGCCCCACTTACAGCAATCCCACCTCGCACCACTTCCCCCCTGCTGGGAACCAATCGAAAACGTCTGAAGGATCCACTCAAACAGTGGAAGTTACGCCTCCAGCCGTAGCCTGGGGCGAGAACCGATTGGCCGACGTTGTCAAGGGCGTTGCCAAGACGAAAAGCAAGTCGGAGGGCGGAGCGAAAGAGGAGGAAATCGCATCTCCCAGGAGTGGAACGCCGCCTAAATCTGCGGGAGAGGAAGCCGGCTCGGTCGTGGAGCTTAGCAGTGTGGCGATGACGCCCCCGAATTCGCCGCACGCTAAAACCGCGTCCGGAACGGCGCCCTCTTCAAGTTTGCCGGCAAAGTGTACCATGTCGGACAAATCGACAAAGACAGATGATGTGTTTTTGAACGGGTGCGAGAGAGAGGTGGTGCCGACGACCACCAACGCGGCCACCATGACGACGGTGGCGACAACGGAGACCATCACTCAAAAGTCGACGGGCACCGCGACGACCACCAGCGCCGGATACGGCAGGCAGGAGTCAAAGGGAGGGGGGGGAGGGCCCCAGCCTGTGCCTGTCTCGTCGCCGCCTCCCGTT GAGCTGCTGGGCCACCCCCCACGCATGAGTTACGCCCAGGCTGCACAGCACCACAAGGAGGGCCAATCGAAGGGAGCTAAACACGTGCCCATTGTCACTCAAGCTCCAGTTGTTCAGGCGACGTCAGAAGCCCCCGCCCAGAAGGCGGGCCCCTCTGCACCCGGCCACGTCTCCAGGGCGTCCCAGGCCTCCGTTTCGCAGCAGGCCGAACGTGATAATAGTGTTAGGGATAGCAaag ATATAGGCTACAAAGGTGACAGTTCGAGGGCGGGACCGAGATCCGGAGCGCCCAACGGTCGCCAGGGAGCGCATGAGCGTCCCGGTCGTCGAAAACCGGAAGTGCGACAGTCACAACTACGCGATTTTGTCGCCGCCGCGGCCGCCCCTCGGTCGCCGAAATAG